GACTTTGATATTAATAAGGAGAAGATTATTAGTATTGTAACTGATAATGGAGCTAATATTGTAGCAGCAGCCCAAATACTACTTCCTAACAAGCAGATCCCTTGCTTTGCTCACACATTGAACTTGGTAACAAACGCAGCCTTATCTTTGCCTTGTATCAACAATACAATTTCTAAAATTCGAGAAGTTGTCAAGTACATCAAAAATAGTGTAAATAATTCTGATAGACTCAGAAAGATTCAGTTGGACAGCAACATTCCAGAGGGTCAAGTGAAAAAAGTAGTTCTTGATGTCAAGACCCGCTGGAATTCAACTTTCCATATGATTCAAAGATTTCTTGAGCTCTTACCCATTTTAAGTCAGATACTGATAACAGACAACAATAGCCCCGATATGCCTTCAGCAACAGAAGTAAATGATTTCGTCACCTTGAAAAAATCCTTGAGCCATTTGAATTTGCTACCAGGGAGATATCTGGTGAGAAATATGTGACTATTTCAAAAATCATCCCAATGGCGAATTGCCTCACAAAACATCTTAAAGGCTTTGAAGCTCAAACTGAAGCCATGAAAACcctaaaaaaatgttttgaggCTGAACTGTTTAAACGGTTTGGGGTTTCAGAGCAGCACTCAAAATTAGCTCTAAGCACTCTTCTGGACCCTAGATTTAGAAATATTCACTTCCAGAGCCCAGCTGCTTGTGGGAATGCTATTTCAAAGTTGAGAGCTGCTTGTTCTTTGAACAAGTCCTCTTCTTCTGGTACTGATAACAGACAACAATAGCCCCGATATGCCTTCAGCAACAGAAGTAAATGAAATTCGTCACCTTGAAAAACTCCTTGAGCCATTTGAATTTGCTACCAGGTAGATATCTGGTGAAAAAAATGTGACTATTTCTTTAGATTTCTGGCAAGCCCACAAGGAGCTGGCTCATGGAAAGAATAGAAAAGGGCCATCAACTGACCACTCAGAGTTAACACTCTATTTATCAAATCCAGTAAGCCCCTTAAAATCAAACCCACTTGAAATGTGGGAAGATATGAAGACAGTTTTTCCCTCACTCTATAAACAAGCAAGGAAGTATCTTGTTCTGATGGCGACTTCTGTTCCGAGTGAAAGGCtgttttcaaaaacagggttcATAATGAACCAGCAAAAGAACCACCTTTTGCCCAAGTACTTGGACAAACTTGTATTTTTGAGTAGCCTCAATGAAAGGGAATGGTTTGAGTGATGCTTCCCTACTAATTTAGTTATTTCTATTGTTAGTTAGGCTTTCTATTGTTagttttcattgtttttgatTCCATgattttgtatatattttttaccatgcttttttgtgatttttataattaaaatgttggttagtttttcattatttttgattccataattttttatatatttttacaacgCTTTTTTGTgctttttataattaaaatgtGTGTGTTTTGAAATAGTTAGTTGGTTATTAGAAACCTGGAAATACCGATACCTGAATTCACCATCTTTTAATTTGTGAGCAGTTTTTTGGTGTGGTTAAAGTTTCCTAGCTTTGAATTTATGCTGTTTAGTTGTTCAGTGACATCGTAGCTTCTTAAGTATACCAAACATATTTCATATTTGCCCAGTGTAGCAGTTACCCGACATTATGACATCACTAATAACAAAAGTACATAACTGACTCAAGCTCAGTCAATATTggtttaaaaattatcaatttgatctACTATTAAGACCACATTTATAATTCTTGAACAAATATTcctacaatttgaaatcaaattgataatttttgaaccaaTATTGACCGAGCTTGAGTCATTTACCCATCTTTAGGGACATTCCAGTTCTGATACTACCATTCTTTCGATACTTGGTATTGAAAGGAGGATATCAATATTAGTAAAGTATCAAAAGAAACGTATTGATACCCTTATTGACCAAGCTGGAGTCATTTTCCCATCTTGCCAGAGGGTCTTCTTTGTTTCGACAGACTATTGAGACTATACTTGATAGATTGCAGTTTTGCAGTTattagataagtattttagttggtAATTCTGATACTTAATGCTCACTCGATGCTTGTGGTATCAGTATCAATACTTTTCTTTCAATACTCGTGGtatcaatacttttcttttgatACTTTACTAATATCAATACCCTCCTTTCGATACTGATTCGATACCAAGTATTGAAAGAATGGCGGTATCAGAACGTCCCTAACGATCGCAAGTGTGTTTGTCACCCACATTATAACCCGACATGACGTACCAGGTCAACTTCTTAGTGATCAAGGCCGCAACTTCCTTTCCCAACCGTTCACCGAGGTGTGTAAACTATTAAGAGTTAAGAAGTTGAGGACGACAGCATACCATCCCGAAGGAAATGGTAGATTGGATCACCTGCATAGGACACTGAATGAATCAATTGCACATTATGTACAGAGGGATGGAGTTGACTGGGATAAATGGCTACCGTATGTATTAGCCGCCTATAGATCTATCCCTCATGCATCGACTGGATACTCCCCTTATTATCTGCTAAACGGAAGAGAGATGATATTTCCAGGGACCTGTGTGATCTCAAGGGAAGTCCAGGAGACGGCCGTGGGCGACCATCTAATCAAACTGTGGAATAAATTGTCACAAGCGTACAGAACAACCCATGAAAAATCCGTGCAATCTGCTGAAAAAAGATCTAAGATAATCAATAGAGGGAGAAAGCTGAGAGAATTTGCAGTGGGAGAATCAGTCTATCTATATGACCCTGCTGTCAAACCGGGAGAGGCGACCAAATTCCACCTACCCTGGAATGGACCATTTATCATTGTTAAAAAGTTATTGATAGTGAACTATGCATTACAACTACCAGATGGGAGACAAGTAGTAGTGCAAGTAAATAGGCTGAAAGCTAGTAACAAAGAGAAACAAAGTACCAGTGACTCAGAAGCAGAGAAGGAAGACAAGAACGATATAATGGACAATAACGAAGACACAAACAAAACAGATGAAGAAGAACCTTATCAACAGCCAGATAGCAAAGAAGATGAATATGTGGAGGAACCACGAAATCGCGTTGACAACAATGATGAGATGGGACCAGAAGAAGGAAACGTGTAAGTGATGGAGCCCTCTTCACCGTACAACGTTTTTGATGAAGATTCACAGGACCTCACTTTTGAACCAACCGAAAGTATAAACCTGGAACAGAGATAACCGTATCCTCTGCGATCGAGAGCACGCACAATCACCTAGTATAAGAAATGAGGAGAACATGACCCGAGCATTTCATAAAACTGCATTCAAAATTAGGGTAGGCaaacaatatttggaaaatgagAGAAAGTTATGACCCGAGCATGTCATAAAACTGTGTTCAAAATTAGGGTAGGCaaacaatatttggaaaatgagAGAAAGTTATGACCTGAGCATGTCATAAAACTGCGTTCAAAATTAGGGTAGGCAAACGATATTTGGAAATTGAGAGAAAGTTATGACCCGAGCATGTCATAGAACTGTGTTCAAAATTAGGGTAAGCGAGTGATATTTGGAAAATGAGAGAAAGTTATGACCAGAGCATGTCAGAAAACTGCATTCGAAAATTAGTGTAGAAAAGCGGTATTTAAGGAAAGAGTGTTGAATGAATTCGTATGGGAAAATTTAATGAACGTAACATATTTGATGTAACAATTGAATGGAGTATAATTATGTGATAATAATTGAAGTAGAACTGAATAGGAAAGGAATTTCGAGTACAAGGCTATTGTATCAAGATAGAAAAAGAAGGACcatgaataatatcaaatttcataatattattatcgagaATGAGTGTGATAGATCAATACACTATTCAGGAGCGAAATGGAATAAGGGAAAGAAGACGAACAGCTGCCTATTGTTATAAGATGTCAAGGCATAAACAATGGCTTGCTAATCGCTTTGAAACGAGATGGTAGTAGATCCGACAACAGACTATTAAGGAATTAGTTTGTAAGGGTCAGATTTTGTCCCTTACAAGGATTTTACGTTTTGAtggatatattttttttctctcttctcctttttgTACATAGTTTTGAGACGAGTTGAATAAAGGCTTTTATTGAAAAGGGGCTTATTCATTACCTGCCTGACAAGTGTTCCGAGTA
The sequence above is drawn from the Nilaparvata lugens isolate BPH chromosome 2, ASM1435652v1, whole genome shotgun sequence genome and encodes:
- the LOC111059093 gene encoding uncharacterized protein LOC111059093, with the translated sequence MSPPTSKVWSNLRRKDGKLAICKLCFREVKYSGNTSNLTKHMMTNQKNVNKKSTPTKETAARPDPVEPVPSCSRVDPTTKLENKEPDLTSPITEAFNKASAYAVGGFRHAKVTNAILYFICKDNRPFAVTEGEGFRRLMHELIPTFKIPLVKEISGEKYVTISKIIPMANCLTKHLKGFEAQTEAMKTLKKCFEAELFKRFGVSEQHSKLALSTLLDPRFRNIHFQSPAACGNAISKLRAACSLNKSSSSGTDNRQQYPLKSNPLEMWEDMKTVFPSLYKQARKYLVLMATSVPSERLFSKTGFIMNQQKNHLLPKYLDKLVFLSSLNEREWFE